GGACGCTCCCCCTTCCCTCGGCTCCAGCCGGCGCAGGCAGCCGCCGCGGCAGCAAGCTGGCTGCGGCCCCGGGAGGCCATGAAGGTGAAgaagggcggcggcggcggcggcggcggggccgggaCGGGGGTGGAGCCCGCTCCAGGGGCCTCGGGCCGGAGCGTGGAGACCAAGACGGAGCTGCAGGCGGAATCCGAATCCGGGTCCGAGTCGGAGCCGGAGGCAGGCCCGGGGCCCAGGCCGGGGCCGctgcagaggaagcagcagaTCGGGCCGGAGGACGTGCTGGGGCTGCAGCGGATCACGGGCGGTGAGCACCCGCGAGGGAGCGCCACCCGCGGGCGGGAGCGGGAGAGCACGAGAGGGGGCCCTCGAGGCGCGCGGAGGCCGGGCCCCCGCCCCCTTTCccgccctcccccgcctcccctcccccaccaaagtCCCCCTCCACGTCTGACTCCAGGCCTGAGATCTCATGTTCCCCCTTCCCTTGATCTCTCTGCGTCCCTCTTGTCCCTTTAGAGATTTATTTCTACCCCACTCCTTCCTTTTTGAGGAGTCCATCCCCCTTTCCCAGGTGGAAGTGGAGCAACACCTGCAACTGTGACCCCTTCCCCACAGAGTCTTCAGAGCCCTTTGAAGATTTTCTCTGCAATAATGAGGAAGGGGGCTGAGTGCAGTCTACCCTCGGTCTCCTCCACCCTGGAGGCTAGATGGAGGCTGAGTTACTAGGGTGGTATCAAAACCCTCAGTTCTCCCCGACCATTAATGCCTTCACCCTGGACACCCCAGGAATTCTGGGgccatccccctccccaggaaAGGACCTGAGGAGGAAGGTTCAGTGGGTTGGCTCTGGGCGCTCTCAAGGGAGTGGGTTAATGCCCACTCTTAGCCTGGACTAGGGCCTGTCCTGTTTTGGGAGGCCAGGTCTCCACTGTGGTTGAGTTTCTGAGCTGGACTGCCTAAGTTGAAGTTCCAACTTTGCCATGTAattgactgtgtgaccttgggctaataacttcacctctctgagcatattcatctgtaaaacggggataatgATACCTACCTTGCAGAGCTATTGTGAAAATAAATCCTCTGATTTTGCACCATGCCTGGCATGCTGTGCATGCCCTGTAAATAGGGCTCTTTTATCAATAGTACTGAGGGCCCCACAGGACTGCTCATGGCTGCTGCCTAGAGGCAGACAACTGGGCAttcagggcaggggagggggtcaCCATAGGCAGGGAACAAGGACTGGAAAGTCTCATGGCAGAGGCAGTGGCTGAGCCTCAAAGAACAGAAGGCGTTTGGAGCGGCCTACTACCTTGGCCTCATTGATTTGTAACCCTGCCGCAGCTCCCTCTGAGAGAGCAACTCTTGGGGCTCCCCTGTGGGGGTAGGGGGCAGATGCTGGAGTGGACCTGAGCTCTGGAGCTGCAGGAGCAGCAGAGCCCAAGGCTTCCAAACAGAGCTGTGGAGGAGACCATGATGGCAGGTCTAGGCCTGTGCATCTGGGTTCTCGGGGGACCAGCATCTCCTGTCTCTGAGCCAGGCAGCAACCATTCTTGGCTAGGCCCCCAGAGCGCTGAGCTGCCTTACCCAAGCAGGCACTGGTAGAGGGAGGGGGCCTGGGCCAGTCCGATGTTGGTGCCAGTTGGGCTGTAACTGGCAACAGCAGCATTTAGGATTCAGGTTAGCTCTGGGGCAGAACTTCCTTATAGGGTGTATAACTTGTCCAGGTCCTAGGTAACTTTAGAAGTTATTTTGCACCTATGGGGGCTTCCAACCCATGTACAACCGTGTGTCTCTGAATTTGGAGGAAATTTATAGCCCTTAGAGATGCGGCATCTGCTGTAGATGAGCAGAGGAAGAGTCTTCACAGGAGCCCTTTCTTTTGTAAAAGTTGAGAACAGGCCTCCAGGACTCTCCTCACTGACACCCCTGCCTGGTCTCTTCTGACCTTAATCGCACAGGTCTGAGGTTTTTTGTTCCTGGATTACTCAGCCCTGAATCCAGCTTAGGAAGCTATTTGTGGCTGAGGGGAAGGAGCAGTTGTGTTCTGAGCCCTCAGCCAGTCTGCCCCTTATCTGGCCTGACCCTCGGTCCCAGGCCTCATCCTTCTctagcagagggagggagtggaggtGGTGTCCTGAGCCATGGGCCTCTCCTGTTCCTCAGTTCCTCTAAGGACAGAGGAGTTGATAGGTTGAGTTTGCGGTAGAATAGACTGAGGTCATACTGCAAGTTGTTCTCAAGTGAGAGGAGAGGCTCCAGAAGTTAGAGAATGGGGGAAGAAGGAGGGCTTTATGGGGAGCTGGGAGTTGGGCAACTAGGATGCTGTTCCCAGTTCTGCCACATCCTCTCCTTATGCCCCGCACCCTCCTTCTACATCTTTGGATTAGTGCTTACTTTCTGTGAAAATAAGGTGTGTACAGCATGAGGTAGGAGTTGCCTGCTTCCATTcatcctcctctcctctcaccaCCATGGGCTGTGATGGGCAGGCCAGGGCTCAGGCCCCTCCACAAGCCCTATGTAGTCCCTGCTGGACCGCAAGGTGCCAGGTGGCTaccaggagggcttcctggagggggcTGCCCCAGGcttgagggagagagaatgaCTTTACATtcacttcctcttcctgccccagaGGAATAAGAGGTGGTCTAGGGACCTGGAGGGTGATTTCCGGGCCTCTACGTGGAGGATGTGATGCTATGCAGGCTGACAGCACCAGAGCCCCCACTGCACCTCTCTGTTCCTTCCTATTTGCTGCCAGGGCCTCCTTGAGTGCTTGCAGTTGCTGCTGCAAGAGTGGTGAGGGTTCGATCAGGCCCTGCTATTTCTAAGCTTCCTCAAGCAGGGCCCACCACTATTCCTGGTTCCTCTTCTGGGCTCGAGGACTTCCCTTACCCCATGCACACCCCCGATGCACCTGCCACACCCTCTTACTGGCCTTGCCTGTACTCTTCTCTCTGGGGGTGGCTCAGCATCAAGGCTGGATGGATGACCTTTGAGGGGGTTCCCTCTGTTTGCTAAGACCTCCTCCTGCTTGAAGATCAACAGGGATGGGAACAAAGGTGGCTCCCTTCCCCCCAATATTCCAGGCTCTGGGCTTGAGTCACCAGAGCTTTGGCTAAGCTGCTTAAGGGAGCTGGGTTTGTGTAAGCCTCTtatggggagaggaggggccggggtggggggtgaggagggATAGGGAAAGGGTTGTTCGCTTGCCCCAGCACTACCCAGGTCAGAGAAAGTCCTTGTTTGACACACCTAGATGTGTGCCAGGGGTGGCtatggggtgggggcgggggcatcGTCTCCTGAGGCAGAGCTGTGTCACCCCTGTTAGAGTGAGGTTCCTAAAAGCAGGGCTCTATCTTCCCTCTCATGGTGGCGGGGGAAGGGCTCCCCATCAGATTAGAGACTCATTTGGTTAACCGTCACCGAGCCAGTCCTGGCAAAGCAGAGGCTGGAATAAGGGCCCTCAACCCCTGGGTGGGCGGCAAAGTGTTGGCAAGCTGACCTTGtcctccaccctgcccctccctgacCCCAGAGGCTACCAGGATGGAATGATTTGTCTCCCATTAGATCCCAATGGCAGAGCTATGTCTCCCGCACACTATGGGGGCTCTCCCAGGGTGGGGGCTCAATTCTCTCTTTCTGCGAGGCAGTGACCTTAGGAGCAGGGAAGGTGGTAGCTAGTTCAGGGTTCCGCTAAAGCTGAGTTGGCAGCAGGGGCTTCTGGGCAGGCCCCTTCCTTGCTCAGCCGCCCGTCTCCCCTAGACTACCTGTGCTCCCCTGAGGAGAATATCTACAAGATTGACTTCGTCAGGTTCAAGATTCGGGACATGGATTCAGGCACTGTTCTCTTTGAAATCAAGAAGCCCCCAGCCTCAGGTGAGTGGGTTGGGTGGGCCATCGACAGAGGGAGGGGGGCGAGGGCTGTGAAATGGGCTGCCCAGGGACTCCTCAGGCTACAGAGGAGtcagagcagagctgggatttgcacCCAGGCCTTCTCAGGAGACACCAGGCAGGGGGGCCTCTGCCTGGGGCTGggcctcttcttttccttccctgtgcTCCTGGGGTTAGACATCTTGGGAAGACAATCCTGCCTCTTCAGTCCCTGCCAGCCTGCCCCCTGCAGGCCCCCTTGGGAACTGCAGTCCCAGAGGCCCCAGGTCTTTTTGTCTCTTGCGGCTCAGGGAATCTCAGTTGAAATTGGTGACCCGCTGACCAGTTGGAAGCAATTGGAAGCATTCAGCCAGTGGTCTGAACCCTCAATATACATCAGGATCTCCTGAGGAGTTTTGAAAAATTCAGACAGATGCGGGCCCTGGGGTGAAAGCCCGGGTGGGCATGGGCCCCAGCCTGAAACCCACTGAGCCCCAGCTGGGGTGCATTACAGAGCGGTTGCCCATCAACCCACGGGACCTGGACCCCAATGCTGGGCGCTTTGTCCGCTACCAGTTCACGCCTGCCTTCCTCCGCCTGAGGCAGGTGGGAGCCACGTGAGTCACTGGGCCGGGGTGAGGGCTAGGGGTGGGGGCTGAGGTGCGGGTGAGGGTGGTAGGGAGCCCTTCTTGAGTCCCAGCTCAGCCCCGCCCCCTTCTCTCACTCAGCGTGGAGTTCACAGTGGGAGACAAGCCTGTCAACAACTTCCGCATGATTGAGAGGCACTACTTCCGCAACCAGCTGCTCAAAAGCTTTGACTTCCACTTTGGCTTCTGCATCCCCAGCAGCAAGAACACCTGCGAGCACATCTATGATTTCCCCCCTCTCTCTGAGGAGCTGAGTGCGTGGGCAGGGCCCTGTGGGAGGGATGCAGGGGGACTCAGAGAGACCAAGTTGTGGGGAGTGTGGGTCTGagcccctttcttccctccctgggtCTCTTGTGTCCGGCCACCATTCGTGTGTCATctgtagggaaactgaggctcaaagaggctgGGGGAACTCTTTGTTCAGCTTGTCCGCGTCCCCTAGTCCTGAAGCCCCTGCAGTGGCCTGGCTCAGGCTTCTGACCTTTGCCCCAACTGGCTGGGTCTCTCTTGCAGTCAACGAGATGATTCGTCACCCATACGAAACACAGTCTGACAGCTTCTACTTCGTGGATGACCGGCTGGTGATGCACAACAAAGCAGACTATTCCTACAGCGGGATGCCCTGACCCCCAAACCAGCCCCTACCCCAGGAGGGTCCTGGGCCCACAGCCGTGACCACCCCAGCACTCACCTGTCAGCCCCAGGTCTTCTGCCTGGGCAGTGCTCCAGAAGCCCTGAACCCTTAGTCAGTGTTGGGAGGGCGGGTGCCTGATGTCCCCTGTCCAAGTCTGTGCAGCCCGTGGGGCCTGGcacgtggggtggggtggtgggggctGTTTGCCTCCATAGCCAGGAAGACCTCCCGTGGGAGGGGTAGCCAGGACTTGCGGACAGCCGAGCTGGGCCTCTTGGGCCCAAGTTTCAGAATAGTATTCCCCTATCCAGGCTTTGACTAGGTCGGGGCAGGGACCCATTCCCTGTCCCCTGCCCACCACTGACAGGCCATTTAGAGTTGTAAATTCACAGAGGAAGGTCCTTGTGGGGTCTGGCAGTCAAGCTTCCCAAGGGGGTCTGGGCCCTGACCACAGCCCCGGCCTCTACCATCAGGGGCTGAGATCCTGCCTGAGGTGTGGGAGGGACCTGCCCAGATTGCAGCCTGGGGTAGGGGTTGGACCAACTGTATATAGTTTTCAATaaactctttctccttttctgttctcTGGTTGTGGGCCAGCATGTGCGTGTGCTGGTGGCTGAGGGGGCCGTGATGTGGCCCCAGGGCCCTCCTGTCTCCTAACCCGCTGCAGCCTGACCCCCACCCGGCATCTAGAGTCAGCACTTAGTATGTGTTGCAGCTGGAAAGGGTTTTTCCTTTGATAACGAAGGAGACCCAGGCCTTGAGAGGGGAAGCTTTGGCCAAAAGTCGTAGCCAGccctgaagaacagagagaggcTGGGACAAGGGCCCCTGACTCTAcggtgggaggggaggtgttgGGGAGGTGGCCTTGCCCTCTACCccaccttccctgacccccagagGCCACTAGGACCATTAGGTTGTCCTTTTAGCCCTCATCAGTGAGAGAAGGCTGAGGCCTGGAGCCATCTTGCCCTCAGCTGCCTCGGGGAGGCCCTCTGGCCTGGCTGCCCTGCATATAACATCACCCCCAGTCCTACCCCAGACCCAGCGGAGGTCTTTGTTTCCTTAATGGAGGAAATTCAGGAACTGAGATCGGTGGAGAGTTTACTGCAGGGTTTACAGCTTACTGTTCCAAGCGCCAATTTGGACACACGTGGCGCTAGtctgccctctccctctctgggctGAGGAGTTCATCTAAGCCTGAGGGGCCCAGAAGGGCTGGAATTCAACTGGGTTCTGTGGAGCACTTGCTGGGGGCCAGGACCTGGGCTGAACTCTGGGATTCTAAAATGAGTGAGACACAGGGAACAAATACCTGTCCCTAGAATGAGATGAACTGGGCATACAGGGGAGCAAGAGTCGTCCTGCTTCGAGGGTCCTAGGGAGGATTCTTGGAAGAATCTTATTCACCCCAGCATTCAGGGCACAAACAAGGGATTCAGTCTCAACTCCTCCCTGTTTCCACCTCCATCCAATCAGTCACCAGTCGTGGAGATTTCACCTCTTAAAAATCTCAACTTCATCTACTTCTCTCCAGTTCCTTCACCTCTCACTCGAATTCCTACAGTTACACTCCTCAACATCCCTCTGCCACTACTACGCTAGTacgtggactctggagccagactgcctagaTTTGCATCCTGACACTGCCACTTAATAGCCGTGCAATGTTGGCAGTgcaatttaacctctctgggcctgcaTCTTCTGAAAAATGGGTATAATCCTCAGAATTGATTGTGAGCAGTCTAAGTCAACACGTATAAAGCACCCAGGCTTGGGCCTAGCACTCAATATATACTGGCTATTATTAGCTTCATTCTTTCCAATCCACCCTTCACTCGGCTGCCAGAGATAATCTGGCCAGGTCATTCCTGCTTAGCCCTCCTCAGTGGCCCACCATTGTCAGAAGCCCCAACACCTGAACCACAAGGCTCCACAGGTGTTTCGCATTGTAAATATTCACTTTCTTGAATGCAGCTGATAAATCTTGCCTCCAAACCTTTGCTTTATGCCGTTCACTGGGCCTAAATGCTCTTCCCTCATCTCTTCCTGTCAAAGTCGTCCTAAACTTTCAAGTATTTGTGATGGTGGCTACCTGGCTCTACTGGTGTTCAGTGAGCAGGGGACCGGAATGCCAAATGTGCTCCACTTAATGGGACACTCAGTGCTAACCGTCCACCCCTCACAATGGAGGGTCACTGAATGAGCATGTGTAACCCCAGGGACGGCCAATGAGCATTCgagagcagggcagagggagaggaacCAGTGATGGAGACAGGAAGAAAAGCCGGAGAGGTGAGGGCAGGAGCCTGTTTGGGAGCAGGCTGTGTTAAAACTGAGGCAAGAAAGAATTTCACCAAGAAGTAAGTGGTCAGCAGCTGTCAGCTGTcacaaaggggaggaaggggcgtgggatgggagggggttttgatttgcagatGAGGCTGTACAGGTATACAAGTGTTTGGAGTTGGAAGTGTTGTTTTGGAGGTTACAAGTATACAGAGAAGGTATAGCAAGCAAGAGGGACTTTTAGGCCAACACAGGTGTCAGGAAGAAAACCCTCCCCTACCACTCTGCTAACAGTCCTCACTGCACCTGCTAAATCAAATCAGGTTGGGGTCCTGGATCGGGCCTGCTGTACTTCCACCTTCAGATGGTTAGGGAGGCCCCTGTTCTGAGGTCCTCATCCCTGGAGCATGTACCAAAGAGGCCCTCATCTGAAGAGGTCTGTGTCCCCTGGGCCTGGAGGAGCCTGGCTGGGAGAAGCCTTGGCACCCTGCCTCCTTTTAAGTCTTCATGCCTCTGGCACTGTTCCTACTGCTAATGGTGCAACTTGATGCATTTGGTTCCTGGCACTTTTCCTGGGAAACCGGAGGATCCCTGGGCagtagaaggaggaagaagacaggGCCAGGTGGGGCTAATCCTGGCTCTGGTGATGACGAGCTGTTGACCTTGAAGGCTGATCTGGACCTTGCCAGATCTGGGCCTCAGATTCTGTCTCTTTGAAGTCAGCCGGACATTTTTGCTTTGACTCCTTAGGGGTGTCACGAGGACCTCACCCCTGGGTTGAGCAGGAAAACCCAAATTCTACAGGGAGACCCACCACACGTGCCCACCTGGGCTGGAGCCGGGGTGCACATGGGGACTGCCACACCCTTTGTAAAATATTGAGATGCTTCCCTTCCAGATGGTGAAGAGCTGCTGTCCCAAGCCCCTAGTGCCTTCCTCCCTAGGCTGGCCCCTCCCCTGAGAGCCACCCTCCATTTCCCCACCACCTGGCAACTAAAGCAAGGGTgctttacttttttgtgtgtcatGGACCCAATGTTGTCTCTACTGAAGCCTGTGGAcaataaggttttgttttttttttattttttaaaaaattaatttttatttttggctgtgttgggtcttcgttgctgtgcgcgggctttctctagttgcagtgagcgggggctactcttcattgcggtgcgtggacttattgcggtggcctctcttgttgtggagcacgggctccaggcgcgcaggcttcaatagttgcagcacgttggctcagtagttgtggctcgtgggcttagttgctccgcggcatgtgggatcctcccggaccagagctcgaacccatgtcccctgcattggtaggcggattcttaaccactgcgccaccagggaagacccaataAAGTTTTTACGTACATAAAGTATATTGTAatcctatatattttatgaattaaaaactaTATAGAGAGATCTATACATATTCTTCAATACCTGTAATGTAATATGAAAACATCTGTGATTTCTCTACTAATGACAGTCACAGATTCTGTGAAAAGCTATTGTGATTTAttgctgactttttctttttcggCCCGctgcggtatcttagttccccaaccagggatcaaacccgtgccccctgcagtgggagcgcagagtcttaaccactggactgccaggcaagCCCCCCCCGTTgctgacatttttgttttaaatacatttatttatttttggctgcattgggtcttcattgctgcgcgcaggctttctcttgttgtggcgagcgggggctactcttcattgcggagcacagtcttctcgttgtggtggcttctctttgctctggagcacaggctctaggcgcgcgggcttcagtagttgtggctcgtgggctctagagcacaggttcagaagttgtggtgcacgggcttagttgctttgcggcatgtaggatcctcctggaccagggctcgaacccgtgttccctgcattggcagactgattctcaaccactgtgccaccagggaagcccattggtgacattttttaattgagagaaATGCTAAATTCGAGGTAGAGATGAGTGAAAATGAAGGTGTAATTCCTTTATTCAAATTCATGGACTCATGAATTCTAACCAGTTTTAGAACCCTCATGTTTAGAGCCCCTGAACAAAAGGGTTAATTCCCCACAAATAGAGGACTAGTGGATAGTGTTAGAGCATGCAGACCCTGCATCCATTCAGACTGTTCCTCACTCTAAACGGTGGTTGAACACACGCTGATAGGtggccagcagggggcagcaTATGAGCGGAAGTGTGAGGCTCAGTTCAGAGGGaagccgcccccgcccccgccccccccacaccACCGGTTTTAAGTCCAAGGGCCAGTCTGGttacaaataaacaagcaaacataaGACCCCCAAGTCTTACCTGCTTGCCACCTGTCTTACTTGCACAGGGGCAAGCTTACTCGTAGGTGTGTCGAATGGGCCCAGAAGACTGAGGTCGGACTGAGGTCTCCTGGAGATGTCCTTGCTTGCTGCCCAGGCTGGAGGTGTAGAGCAGGTTGTCTGAGTCTCCAACGTCCGAGCGTCTGACGCAAGGAAGTGGGTTCTCCCACGAAACATTTGCCCAGCCCTTGGGGTCTTGGGTATCAAGACACAGGCCTGGCGTTGCTCAGAGCTGGGGTGCAACATCGGCTGGG
Above is a genomic segment from Phocoena sinus isolate mPhoSin1 chromosome 20, mPhoSin1.pri, whole genome shotgun sequence containing:
- the UNC119 gene encoding protein unc-119 homolog A — translated: MKVKKGGGGGGGGAGTGVEPAPGASGRSVETKTELQAESESGSESEPEAGPGPRPGPLQRKQQIGPEDVLGLQRITGDYLCSPEENIYKIDFVRFKIRDMDSGTVLFEIKKPPASERLPINPRDLDPNAGRFVRYQFTPAFLRLRQVGATVEFTVGDKPVNNFRMIERHYFRNQLLKSFDFHFGFCIPSSKNTCEHIYDFPPLSEELINEMIRHPYETQSDSFYFVDDRLVMHNKADYSYSGMP